One window from the genome of Choloepus didactylus isolate mChoDid1 chromosome 2, mChoDid1.pri, whole genome shotgun sequence encodes:
- the LOC119527978 gene encoding centromere protein S, which produces MEGEEAEEQQQFSYRQRLKAAVHYTVGCLCEEVASDREMQFSKQTIAAISEVTFRQCELFAKDLEMFARHAKRSTINTEDVKLLARRSNSLLKYITEKNEEITQFNLERKAKKKKKLEDGNKDAGEPLEVGVEESES; this is translated from the exons ATGGAGGGCGAAGAGGCTGAGGAGCAGCAGCAATTCTCTTACCGACAG AGGCTAAAGGCAGCAGTTCACTAcactgttggttgtctttgtgaGGAAGTTGCGTCGGACAGAGAGATGCAGTTCAGCAAGCAAACCATTGCAGCGATTTCGGAGGTGACTTTCCGACAGTGTG aactttTTGCCAAAGACCTTGAAATGTTTGCAAG ACATGCAAAAAGAAGCACAATTAACACTGAGGATGTGAAGCTTTTAGCCAGGAGGAGTAATTCACTG ctAAAATACAttacagagaaaaatgaagagatcACCCAGTTTAACCTAGAACgaaaggcaaagaagaaaaagaagctagAGGATGGAAACAAAGATGCAGGAGAGCCACTAGAGGTTGGAGTCGAGGAAAGTGAGAGTTAA